The Deltaproteobacteria bacterium DNA segment GTTCATGGCAGCGCGTATGGTGCGCCCGGTAAAGAGCACGTCGTCGACCATGACAACGACCTTCGAGTCGATATTGATTGGTATTTCCATTTTCTTTAACGGAGGAGCTTCCTTCATGCCGATATCGTCGCGGTAAAGGGTGGCGTCAACAGCGCCAGAGGGCACGTTCGAGCCTTCGATAGAGTCGATTTTGGCCTTCAGCCTTTTGGCAAGCGTATCGCCGCGCTCGGGAATGCCGAGAAGAACTATATTCTCGACACCTTTATTTTTCTCGATTATCTCGTGAGCAATCCTGGAGAGAGCCCTGTCAACGGCCTTCGCATCCATCACTGTCTTATCGGGCATGATAAAACCTCCTTTTGCTCGCGATAGGGCCTGAAACCGGGCATAAAAAAACCTCCGCGCCCTTAAAGGACGTAGAGGTCATATAAGCATACACGTATGGCGGCAGGCCGGGGCCCGCCTCTATGTGAAGTGTGTGGGTCACTTTCCTCCCCTTTCCTAATCTCTCAGGATTAAGTTAAAAGGGTCTTTCGTTTTCCGGCAAACAAAGTTTTGTTTGCCGGCAATCATGCTACCAAATCAAACGGCGCTTGTCCAATTATTTCTAATACCACGCCGCTAAGTTTTCTGTATCCTCTTCCTGCTCGCAAGATTATAATCAAACCTCTTCTCGTAGGCTCCGAGGAAACTCACGTTCACAGAATACTTTATCCGTATATCTATATAATCATTATCCCTTGTCACCTGTATCTGCTCGCGCTTTATCGGCAGTTCCCATTTGGCGATAGATTCCATAAGATGCTTTCTTATCTCCTCGTCGTCGTAGTGGTGCGCGTTCTCGACCTCGTCCTCCATATCGGCCTTGAGCATCTTGCTTGTGACCTCCGGCACACCCACGAGGTAGCCGCAATACCCTATGAGCCCAACTATCAATATCCAGACAAGCAGACTGCGGTTGGATTCACCAGAGTCGTTCTTAAAAAATGCCATTCGCCGTCATCCTCCGTTTTTTAAATTTATACACCGTAAATACAGAAACGTCAAGCCCTTCGTTGAAATCCCTACCTGCCCGAATAGTTCTTTTCGTAGTACGCAGCGTACTCGCCGCTTCTTACGCGGCTGCACCAATCGAGGTTGTCGAGATACCACTTCACGGTAGACCTTAGCCCGTCCTCGAACTTTATAAGAGGCCTCCAGCCAAGCTCGTTTGTAACCTTTGCCGGGTCTATTGCGTAGCGCAAATCGTGCCCCGGGCGGTCGGTAACGAACTTTATAAGCCTGTCATGTGGCTTGGAAGCAGGCCTTAGCTCGTCGAGTATCCTGCATATCAGCATGACGATGTCGATATTCTTCCACTCGTTATCGGAGCCTATGTTATAGACCTCTCCGGCCCTGCCTTTATGGAACACGAGGTCTATGGCAGCCGCGTGGTCTTCGACATGCAGCCAGTCCCTTACGTTTTTCCCCTCGCCGTAAACGGGGATGGGCTTACCCTCTATGGCATTCAATATTACGACGGGAATGAGCTTTTCAGGGAACTGATACGGACCGTAATTATTCGAGCAATTAGTTGTAAGCGCATTTAAGCCGTATGTCTTGTAATACGCCCTGACAAGGTGGTCTGCCGAGGCCTTTGATGCCGAGTACGGGCTGTTCGGTGCGTACTGTGATTTTTCAGTGAACGCGCCAATCTCACCAAGCGAGCCATAGACCTCGTCGGTCGATACGTTTAAAAACATATTCCTGCCTTGGGAGTCCTTCCACGCATGACGCGCCGCGTCAAGGAGCGTGAAGGTGCCGAGTATGTTTGTCCTCAAAAACTCTTCGGGCCCCATTATGGAACGGTCGACATGGCTCTCTGCGGCAAGGTGCATGACGCCGTCAACAGCGTGCTTTTTAAATACAGCCTCGACAAAGCCCCTGTCCGTTATATCGCCCTTTTCAAATGCGTAGTTCGACGCACTCTCGACATCCTTAAGGTTTTCCAGATTGCCGGCATAGGTGAGCTTATCAACGACTATTATCTTATAATTCGGATACGATTTAACCATCCACCTTACAAGACAGCTGCCTATGAACCCTGCTCCGCCTGTTATAATTATATTGGACATTTTACCTTTTTAATCAAGGAGATACGGCGAATCCTTAATATCCTCATGACGTATTTCGTCGACATCTTCAGTCTTGCCAGGGCCTTTGTAGAGCTTATTAGGGCCGTTAAAAGCAAGACCGTCCATAGTGCCGACGTTCTTATACGCATGAACAACACCCGGAGGTACTATTACGGCCTTCGGCTCACCCTCACCGGCTGTAAGCGTCATCTTCTCGCCGTGGGTCTTTGAGCCTTTTCTATTGTCCCAAAGGTATATCTTAAAGGTAGATGGCCCGACAAAGCAGAATAAATCGGTCTGGTGGATATGCTCGTGCGGCCCCCTTGCAACTCCGGGTTTTGTCATGGACATATAGCTCATCACAGGCATAAGGGAAGCGTCCAATTCATCGGCCCTGAAGAATTCGGAAAGCCAGCCCCTGCTATCGGAATGCTTTGCAAGGCTTCGCACTATTACGCCCTCGATCATTTACCCTCCCACTCCCTGTCAACGAACCTCTTTAACGCGTCTGTCCAGTGCGGTATAGCAGCTCCGGTAATATTCCTGTACTTTGCCTTATCCAGCACCGAGTACGGCGGCCTCGCTGCCGGGGTCTTGTACCCTGCAGTGAGTATGGGGTTTACCCTGTTTAGCTTCAAGGCGCGGCCCTTATTCCTCTCGAGTTCGAGCGTCAGATACGCGAAGTCGTACCAGCTGGCTATTCCGTCGTTCGTGAAGTTAAATATTCCAGACGCCTTTTTTCCGAGCAGGTTAAGTGTTGCCTCTGCCAAATCCACGGTATATGTCGGAGTTCCGGTCTGGTCGTATACGATATTAAGCTCATCTCTCTCGCCCGCGAGCGTTACGATGCGCTTTGGAAAGTTAACGCCTGTATGCCCGAAGAGCCACGCCGTGCGTATTATCAGATATTCGCAGCCAGAGGCGATTATGCGCCTTTCGCCTTCAAGCTTGCTTTTACCGTAGACTGAAATCGGGTTTACCACATCCTCTTCGGTGTATGGCGTAGACTTAGAGCCGTCAAAAACAAAGTCCGTCGAGTAATGCACGAGCTTTACCCCTGCCTTCCTGCACGTCTCGGCGAGTATGCCCGGGGCCTCGCCGTTTACCTTCATGGCAAGGGCTTCATCGTCCTCGGCCCTGTCGACCTTTGTATATGCAGCGCAGTTGATGAGCACGTCCGGAGCCGCTGCCCTTACGGCCAGGTCAACGGCCATCTTGTGCGTGATATCCACGGCGTCTTTTCTGACGACGATGACGTCGTGGCCCTTTGCCTTGAACACCGGGCGCAAGTCCTCGGCAAGCATGCCGCCCGAGCCTGTGAGAAGAACCTTCATGGCCGCTGATTATACCTTATTGGCGCCGCCCTCTGCAACCAGGCGGTTCGCGTGATAGAGCGACTCGAAGGTTCCGGCATCCGTCCACCAGCCGTCAAGCTCGCTCCAGGTGAGGTTTTTGGTCTTTATGTAGGCGTTATTGACGTCCGTGATTTCGAGTTCGCCCCTGTTCGATGGCTTAAGGGTCTTGATAATGTCGAAAACCGTGTTGTCGTACATGTAGATGCCTATCACCGCATAGTCTGACGCGGGGTCCTTTGGCTTTTCGGTTATGGATACGATGCTTTTGCCGTCTATTGTCGGCACGCCAAAGCGCTGCGGGTCGTGAACCTTCTTTAGAAGTATCATTGCGCCGTCCTTCTGCTTATCAAAGGCAGCTACTGAGTGGACTATGTTATTCTCTATTATATTATCGCCCAGCACAACGCATATCTTTTCGCCATCCGCAAAGTGCTCGCAAAGGCCAAGGGCCTCGGCTATACCGCCCTCGCCCTCCTGATAGGTGTAGTTAAGGTGCTTTAGGCCAAACTCCTTGCCGTTTCCAAGGAGCTTTAGAAAATCTCCGGCGCTATTGCCGCCTGTGACTATCATGATGTCCTTTATGCCGGCGTTTACAAGGCACTGAATGGGATAGTAAATCATCGGCGCGTTGTAGATTGGCAAAAGGTGCTTATTTGTGACGCGTGTAAGCGGCGATAGCCGCGAGCCAAGCCCGCCTGCGAGTATTATTCCCTTCAAGATAGTCCTCCTCGTTCGGATATGCTAAGACGCAGTTCTAAGGGTGCCCACCGCGCAGAATATAATACTATATTTATCCATACATTGCAAACGGGTAACGAGTTTCGAGAGTCAATAAAAAACCCCGCTCCCTTAATAAAGAGAACGGGGCAAGCTCTCCTGCCCTGCAGCCCGGAAACATCGGAAGGAGTACCGGGGCGCAGGACAGGCCCTGCTAAAACGCCTATGGCCCTTTCTTTTGCGCTTTGCGACCCTCTGGGCTACGCGAACGCCGCCATGACGTTTCGAGCCGATATCCTTGTATACGACTCCGGCGAGGCAAGCGCCTTTTGGTACTCGCCAAGCACCATTGACTCGACAGCCTCCCTCGTGGGCTTATCGAGCGGATGGAATAAATCCCTATACGTGCCGTCCTTCATCTTCTTTGCCGGCATGGCGACAAACAGCCCGGTGTTGCCGTTTATCACCTTCACATCGCGAACGATAAAGCATCCGCCAAGCTTTAGCGTTACATACGCCTTCAACCTCTCGTCCCCGTCCACCGGTAATACCTTGACCTCAGTAATGTTCATTTGCCTGCTCCTTTCTTAGCACCATGATTTAGTAGTTACAACTATTACAGTGATACCAAAAGCCGCGCGATATATGATGCAAGTAACCAAACTCTACACCATACTATTGCAATGCGCGTGCCAACTTTTATCATGACAAATTCAATGCGCTCATTCTTTACAAAACAGCATGTTACGAAAATAGAGCAACATTTACTCAAGCCCTTTGCTGCATACTCGCCTGTGCAACGCACAGAAAAATATGCAGCGTCCTGCAAAACTAAAAACACCCATTGACATTGAATATGCGTTTTATTAATCTAAAGGGGCATGCCGAAAAAAATCACATACAAAGACTCGGGCGTTGACATAGACGAAGGCGAAAAACTCGTTAGCCTTATCAAGCCCATGGCAAAGGCAACGAACGTAAAGGGCGTGCTCTCCGGCATAGGAGGGTTTGGCGCGTCGTTCTCAGCTAAATTCTCGGGCATGAAGGACCCTGTGCTCGTGTCATCGACAGACGGAGTCGGCACAAAACTCAAGGTCGCGTTCCTTTGCGACAAGCACGACACAGTCGGCATAGACCTCGTTGCAATGAGCGTAAACGATATCGTCACAACAGGGGCGCGCCCCCTATTTTTCCTCGACTACTTCGCAACCGGAAAACTTAGCGCAAAGACAGCGGCAAAGGTAATCAAAGGCATAGCTTTTGGATGCAAAGAGTCGGGCTGCGCCCTGATTGGCGGCGAAACAGCAGAGATGCCGGGCCTTTACAGCGAAGGTGAGTACGACCTTGCCGGGTTCGCAGTCGGCGTCATAGACAGGAAAAATATCATAAGCGGCA contains these protein-coding regions:
- the pyrR gene encoding bifunctional pyr operon transcriptional regulator/uracil phosphoribosyltransferase PyrR, with protein sequence MPDKTVMDAKAVDRALSRIAHEIIEKNKGVENIVLLGIPERGDTLAKRLKAKIDSIEGSNVPSGAVDATLYRDDIGMKEAPPLKKMEIPINIDSKVVVMVDDVLFTGRTIRAAMNALMDFGRPTAIQLAVLVDRGHRELPLKADYVGKNIPTSRKEGVKVMLEEVDGKCEVQVSAPEKP
- the rfbB gene encoding dTDP-glucose 4,6-dehydratase, whose amino-acid sequence is MSNIIITGGAGFIGSCLVRWMVKSYPNYKIIVVDKLTYAGNLENLKDVESASNYAFEKGDITDRGFVEAVFKKHAVDGVMHLAAESHVDRSIMGPEEFLRTNILGTFTLLDAARHAWKDSQGRNMFLNVSTDEVYGSLGEIGAFTEKSQYAPNSPYSASKASADHLVRAYYKTYGLNALTTNCSNNYGPYQFPEKLIPVVILNAIEGKPIPVYGEGKNVRDWLHVEDHAAAIDLVFHKGRAGEVYNIGSDNEWKNIDIVMLICRILDELRPASKPHDRLIKFVTDRPGHDLRYAIDPAKVTNELGWRPLIKFEDGLRSTVKWYLDNLDWCSRVRSGEYAAYYEKNYSGR
- a CDS encoding dTDP-4-dehydrorhamnose 3,5-epimerase family protein, producing the protein MIEGVIVRSLAKHSDSRGWLSEFFRADELDASLMPVMSYMSMTKPGVARGPHEHIHQTDLFCFVGPSTFKIYLWDNRKGSKTHGEKMTLTAGEGEPKAVIVPPGVVHAYKNVGTMDGLAFNGPNKLYKGPGKTEDVDEIRHEDIKDSPYLLD
- the rfbD gene encoding dTDP-4-dehydrorhamnose reductase: MKVLLTGSGGMLAEDLRPVFKAKGHDVIVVRKDAVDITHKMAVDLAVRAAAPDVLINCAAYTKVDRAEDDEALAMKVNGEAPGILAETCRKAGVKLVHYSTDFVFDGSKSTPYTEEDVVNPISVYGKSKLEGERRIIASGCEYLIIRTAWLFGHTGVNFPKRIVTLAGERDELNIVYDQTGTPTYTVDLAEATLNLLGKKASGIFNFTNDGIASWYDFAYLTLELERNKGRALKLNRVNPILTAGYKTPAARPPYSVLDKAKYRNITGAAIPHWTDALKRFVDREWEGK
- a CDS encoding sugar phosphate nucleotidyltransferase — its product is MKGIILAGGLGSRLSPLTRVTNKHLLPIYNAPMIYYPIQCLVNAGIKDIMIVTGGNSAGDFLKLLGNGKEFGLKHLNYTYQEGEGGIAEALGLCEHFADGEKICVVLGDNIIENNIVHSVAAFDKQKDGAMILLKKVHDPQRFGVPTIDGKSIVSITEKPKDPASDYAVIGIYMYDNTVFDIIKTLKPSNRGELEITDVNNAYIKTKNLTWSELDGWWTDAGTFESLYHANRLVAEGGANKV
- a CDS encoding septation protein SpoVG family protein, yielding MNITEVKVLPVDGDERLKAYVTLKLGGCFIVRDVKVINGNTGLFVAMPAKKMKDGTYRDLFHPLDKPTREAVESMVLGEYQKALASPESYTRISARNVMAAFA